Proteins encoded within one genomic window of Fragaria vesca subsp. vesca linkage group LG1, FraVesHawaii_1.0, whole genome shotgun sequence:
- the LOC101313240 gene encoding probable WRKY transcription factor 32-like codes for MAESLEAKIEKDEEKQGLETLAVPQLAENDQYRGVGVKSAAEGIGDALIQEQIGISHQQVLASASYQHSQGQTQNLQQSISCPTSLSELSPTSVTQSISPAPSPVLPEQRPSLQKVNGLCTLEEDKQLSSDFKYISPVPFVKTSAADGYNWRKYGQKQVKSPPGSRSYYRCTFSECSVKKIESCDISGHLIEIVYKSQHTHDPPRRSNCTREIKVASSAECVGNNAVEYPCTITNDSELSTTSKEPIQENPVPERKRQSSSDSDGNGDVMMNEEHINDPEAKKRLKKSNSEYSDSLLKAGKKPKFVVHAAGDVGISGDGYRWRKYGQKMVKGNPHPRNYYRCTSAGCPVRKHIETALDNTSGVIITYKGIHDHDMPVPKKRHGAPSAPLVAAAAPASMNNLQIMQTDTGEQQSSTQRSVEKGSHQASTQWSVDKGGELTGETLELGGEKAMESARTLLSIGFEIKPC; via the exons ATGGCTGAGAGCCTCGAAGCTAAAATCGAGAAAGATGAAGAAAAGCAAGGGTTAGAAACCCTAGCGGTGCCTCAGTTAGCTGAGAACGATCAGTATAGAG GTGTCGGGGTTAAGTCTGCGGCGGAGGGGATTGGTGACGCTTTAATTCAG GAGCAAATTGGGATAAGCCACCAGCAAGTTCTGGCAAGTGCATCATACCAGCATTCTCAGGGTCAGACACAAAACCTGCAACAGTCGATTTCTTGTCCAACTTCTTTGTCAGAACTGTCACCAACTTCTGTTACTCAATCCATTTCACCTGCTCCAAGCCCAGTTCTTCCAGAACAAAGACCGTCATTGCAGAAGGTCAATGGTTTATGTACGCTTGAGGAGGACAAACAACTTTCTTCTGACTTTAAGTATATATCGCCTGTTCCTTTTGTGAAAACATCCGCTGCGGATGGTTACAACTGGCGAAAGTATGGCCAGAAGCAAGTGAAGAGTCCTCCAGGTTCTCGAAGTTATTACAGGTGCACCTTTTCCGAATGTTCTGTCAAAAAGATTGAATCCTGCGATATTTCCGGCCATTTAATCGAAATTGTTTACAAAAGCCAACACACTCATGATCCCCCTCGGAGGAGTAACTGCACAAGGGAAATCAAGGTTGCATCTTCTGCTGAGTGTGTAGGCAATAATGCTGTAGAATATCCCTGCACAATAACGAATGATTCAGAGCTGTCCACGACTTCAAAAGAACCTATACAAGAAAACCCAGTTCCTGAAAGAAAACGACAGAGCTCAAGTGACTCTGATGGTAATGGTGATGTTATGATGAATGAGGAGCATATCAATGATCCTGAAGCCAAGAAAAG ATTGAAGAAAAGCAACTCAGAATATTCAGATTCTCTCTTGAAAGCTGGCAAGAAGCCTAAGTTTGTAGTGCATGCAGCAGGGGATGTGGGAATATCCGGTGATGGATATAGATGGCGCAAGTATGGGCAGAAGATGGTGAAGGGAAACCCTCATCCCAG GAACTACTATAGATGCACTTCTGCTGGATGCCCTGTGCGGAAACACATTGAAACAGCCTTGGATAACACAAGTGGTGTCATAATAACATACAAGGGCATACATGATCATGACATGCCTGTTCCAAAGAAGCGGCATGGCGCTCCCAGTGCTCCTCTTGTGGCCGCGGCTGCTCCGGCTTCCATGAACAATTTGCAGATTATGCAAACTGATACAGGAGAACAACAGTCTTCAACCCAGCGGTCAGTGGAGAAGGGATCACACCAAGCTTCGACACAGTGGTCAGTAGACAAGGGAGGAGAATTGACCGGTGAGACCTTAGAACTTGGAGGCGAAAAGGCAATGGAATCAGCTCGAACTCTTTTGAGCATTGGATTTGAAATCAAGCCCTGTTGA
- the LOC101313829 gene encoding 26S proteasome non-ATPase regulatory subunit 9-like codes for MVAANLKAETLGLMDKRSALEAEMNAIIERLTQPGGPGLSGNLLNFEGFPREDIDIPAVRAERRRLAELKNDYKEITEKLDRNIQVLHSAKLAPKSSSLNPSDGQSGSVVSVGESASATNVNSNAMDVDVSVPFALVDEIADASPAAEDGFQLGDQIVKFGNVENGDNLLQKLASETQTNQGCAIPVMVLRQGAQVNLMVTPRTWQGRGLLGCHFQIL; via the exons ATGGTGGCGGCGAATCTGAAGGCGGAGACTTTGGGTCTGATGGACAAACGGAGTGCTTTGGAGGCCGAGATGAACGCAATCATCGAGCGTCTTACTCAGCCCGGCGGCCCTGGACTTTCCGGCAACCTCCTCAACTTCGAG GGGTTTCCTCGCGAGGACATTGACATCCCAGCTGTACGAGCCGAACGACGTCGTCTTGCTG AGCTGAAAAATGATTACAAAGAGATTACGGAGAAATTGGACCGGAATATACAAGTTTTGCATTCAGCAAAACTTGCTCCAAAATCATCATCCCTCAACCCGTCAG ATGGTCAGAGTGGTTCAGTTGTCAGTGTTGGAGAATCAGCTTCTGCAACCAATGTTAATTCAAATGCCATGGATGTGGATGTGAGTGTACCCTTTGCATTGGTTGATGAGATAGCTGATGCATCGCCAGCGGCAGAGGATGGTTTTCAACTTGGAGATCAGATTGTGAAGTTTGGCAATGTGGAAAATGGCGACAATTTGTTGCAGAAACTTGCTTCTGAGACTCAAACGAATCAGGGTTGTGCTATACCTGTTATGGTCCTAAGGCAAGGTGCCCAAGTGAACTTAATGGTGACACCTAGAACATGGCAAGGCAGGGGTCTACTTGG GTGTCATTTCCAGATTTTGTAA
- the LOC101314116 gene encoding leucine aminopeptidase 3, chloroplastic-like, which translates to MVASVVSLASSFIAVTSPSYSSSFLSKLRSAPSLRLSFTVSPLCSRRGRHMAHTIARATLGLTQISPAFEAPKLTFATKEIDVTEWKGDLLAVGVTEKDLAKDQNSKFENPILKKLDSHLGGVLAEVSTEEDFTGKSGQSTVVRLPGLGSKRVGLFGLGQSATATAAFKGLGEAAAAAAKTAQASDIAIVLASSEGLSAKSCTASAIASGAVLGIYEDNRYKSESKKPALKSVDILGLGTGPELEKKLKYAQDVASGIIFGKELVNSPANVLTPGKLAEEASNIASLYSDVLSAKILNEEQCKDLKMGSYLAVAAASANPPHFIHLTYKPPGGPAKLKLALVGKGLTFDSGGYNIKTGPGCSIELMKFDMGGSAAVLGAAKAIGQIKPSGVEVHFIVAACENMISGTGMRPGDIVTASNGKTIEVNNTDAEGRLTLADALVYACNQGVDKIVDLATLTGACIVALGPSIAGVFTPSDDLAKEVFAASEISGEKFWRMPMEESYWETMKSGVADMVNTGGRQGGAISAALFLKQFVDEKVQWMHIDMAGPVWSDKKRAATGFAVSTLVEWVLKNSS; encoded by the exons ATGGTGGCCAGTGTCGTGTCATTGGCTTCTTCCTTCATCGCAGTCACTTCACCTTCATATTCCTCTTCGTTTTTATCCAAACTAAGGTCCGCGCCGAGTCTGCGTCTCTCTTTTACAGTCTCCCCCTTGTGTTCTCGCAGAGGGAGGCACATGGCTCACACTATCGCCCGCGCCACTCTCGGCCTCACTCAGATTTCTCCGGCCTTTGAAGCCCCTAAG CTCACTTTCGCGACGAAAGAGATTGATGTGACGGAATGGAAGGGAGACCTGCTCGCTGTGGGCGTTACGGAGAAGGACTTGGCGAAAGATCAGAACTCGAAATTCGAGAATCCGATATTGAAGAAGCTGGATTCGCATTTGGGTGGGGTGTTGGCCGAGGTCTCGACTGAGGAGGACTTCACTGGAAAGTCTGGCCAGTCTACGGTTGTTAGGCTTCCTGGTCTTGGCTCGAAGAGGGTTGGATTGTTTGGGCTCGGACAATCTGCTACGGCTACAGCAGCTTTCAAGGGTCTTGGGGAGGCTGCGGCAGCAGCAGCAAAGACTGCTCAAGCGAGTGATATCGCTATTGTGCTTGCTTCCTCAGAGGGGCTTTCTGCGAAATCTTGCACAGCTTCTGCAATAGCTTCAG GAGCTGTGTTGGGGATCTATGAAGATAATAGGTATAAATCTGAGTCAAAGAAACCAGCTCTTAAGTCTGTGGACATTCTTGGCCTCGGAACTGGACCTGAACTAGAGAAGAAGCTCAAGTATGCTCAAGATGTTGCTTCTGGAATAATATTTGGGAAAGAGCTCGTGAATTCACCTGCCAATGTTCTCACACCTG GGAAACTAGCAGAAGAGGCCTCAAATATTGCTTCCTTATACAGTGATGTTCTGTCTGCAAAGATATTGAATGAAGAGCAATGCAAAGATCTGAAAATGGGTTCCTACTTGGCTGTGGCTGCAGCCTCAGCAAATCCTCCACATTTTATTCACTTGACCTACAAACCCCCTGGTGGGCCTGCTAAGCTTAAGCTAGCTTTGGTGGGTAAAGGCTTGACTTTTGACAG TGGTGGCTACAACATCAAGACAGGACCTGGCTGTTCAATTGAGCTTATGAAATTTGATATGGGAGGTTCCGCTGCTGTATTAGGTGCAGCAAAAGCCATTGGTCAAATCAAACCTTCTGGTGTAGAG GTTCATTTCATTGTTGCAGCTTGTGAGAATATGATAAGTGGAACAGGTATGAGGCCTGGAGACATTGTGACAGCTTCCAATGGAAAGACCATTGAG GTCAATAACACTGATGCTGAAGGCAGACTGACTTTGGCAGACGCGTTGGTATATGCATGTAACCAAGGTGTTGACAAG ATTGTTGATCTAGCAACCTTGACCGGTGCCTGCATAGTTGCCCTTGGACCCTCTATAGCAG GTGTTTTCACACCCAGTGATGACCTCGCAAAGGAGGTATTTGCAGCTTCAGAAATAAGTGGGGAGAAATTTTGGAGGATGCCGATGGAGGAGAGTTATTGGGAAACAATGAAATCAGGAGTAGCTGATATGGTCAACACCGGTGGTCGTCAAGGTGGTGCTATCAGTGCAGCTCTCTTCTTGAAACAG TTTGTTGATGAAAAGGTTCAGTGGATGCATATTGACATGGCTGGTCCTGTTTGGAGTGATAAGAAGCGCGCTGCAACAGGGTTTGCTGTTTCTACCCTGGTGGAGTGGGTTTTGAAGAACTCCTCCTAA
- the LOC101313540 gene encoding uncharacterized protein LOC101313540 → MSGAPRVKSINVANSESRSVLGPAGNKGGAFSARKPATKPLRKTEKMVEEFTSAEDKKTQQSSKLSTSPQLHSLSVPSVLRRHEQLLQSNFSLNASCSSDASTDSFHSRASTGRLIRSNSVGSRRKQYVSKPRSVVSDGGLDSPPGGSQSKKRCAWVTPNTDPCYVAFHDEEWGLPVHDDKKLFELLVLSGALAELSWPLILSKRHIFREVFADFDPVDVSEFNEKKIMAPGSVASSLLSESKLRAILENARQMTKVIDEFGSFDKYIWSFVNNKPIVSRFRYPRQVPAKTPKADVISKDLVRRGFRSVGPTVIYSFMQVAGITNDHLVSCFRFQDCLNAAEGKEENRTKEESGKKTENGIESDLSVALDELSFSSYEDCPDKKKTYEDCLDHPGSIISLPTTLTDSELLILFLYRVVLKIVSCVINEF, encoded by the exons ATGTCAGGAGCTCCAAGAGTAAAGTCTATCAATGTGGCTAATTCAGAGTCACGGTCGGTGCTTGGACCTGCTGGAAATAAGGGAGGGGCATTCAGTGCACGAAAACCGGCTACTAAGCCACTGAGAAAGACTGAGAAAATGGTTGAGGAGTTTACATCAGCTGAAGACAAGAAAACCCAGCAATCTTCAAAGCTTTCTACCTCTCCTCAGCTGCATTCTCTCAGTGTTCCCTCAGTACTTCGTCGGCATGAGCAGTTATTGCAGTCTAATTTTTCACTAAATGCTTCATGTTCATCTGACGCCTCTACAGATTCATTCCATAGTAGAGCATCGACTGGTAGACTTATTCGATCAAATAGTGTAGGGAGTAGGAGGAAGCAGTATGTTTCTAAACCAAGAAGTGTTGTTTCTGATGGTGGATTGGATTCTCCTCCTGGTGGTTCTCAGTCAAAGAAACGGTGTGCTTGGGTGACGCCAAATACTG ATCCATGTTATGTTGCTTTTCATGATGAAGAATGGGGGCTTCCGGTACACGATGACAA GAAACTGTTCGAGCTTCTTGTCCTATCCGGTGCTTTGGCTGAACTTTCATGGCCTCTCATTCTAAGCAAAAGGCACATCTTTAG GGAAGTGTTTGCAGATTTTGATCCTGTTGATGTCTCAGAGTTTAATGAGAAGAAGATAATGGCACCGGGAAGTGTTGCAAGCTCCCTATTGTCTGAATCAAAGTTGCGTGCTATCCTCGAAAATGCACGTCAAATGACCAAG GTTATAGATGAGTTTGGATCCTTCGACAAGTATATTTGGAGCTTTGTGAATAACAAGCCTATAGTTAGCAGATTCCGGTACCCTCGGCAGGTTCCAGCCAAAACCCCAAAAGCAGATGTGATCAGCAAAGATCTTGTGAGAAGGGGATTCCGTAGTGTGGGTCCCACTGTCATCTACTCTTTCATGCAAGTCGCCGGAATTACAAATGACCATCTGGTTAGTTGCTTCAGATTCCAGGATTGTCTTAACGCTGCAGAAGGGAAGGAAGAGAATCGCACCAAGGAAGAGAGTGGAAAGAAAACCGAGAACGGGATAGAATCAGACTTGTCAGTTGCCCTAGATGAGTTGAGTTTCTCCTCTTATGAAGACTGTCCAGATAAAAAAAAGACTTATGAAGACTGTCTTGATCACCCTGGTTCAATCATCAGTTTACCTACCACATTGACTGATTCAGAGCTACTCATACTCTTCTTGTATAGGGTAGTGTTGAAGATAGTTTCGTGTGTAATTAATGAATTCTGA
- the LOC101314402 gene encoding uncharacterized protein LOC101314402 produces the protein MSVLTVMTFNLHEDPNEDSSNSWEKRRDLCISVVTSYSPMILCTQQGAKSQLDYLQQCLPGYDQFGISRKGPEDTSDEHCTIFYEKEKVELLEGGTFWLSESPSVPGSMSWGAEVPCIATWVIFQLKGVEPPGFSFQIVNTNMDEFSPRARRRSALLTWQHIASLPPNLPVVYCGGFNTQKESTTGRFLLGRSREHGVVGDMRDAWPNARVRKNASLIRTFHGFKGNKQGALEFFKLVFRALCLCWDRQTQDLHIDWILFRGRSLVPVLSEVVSDNIDGQYPSSHYPVFAEFLLPRAVRMVDPPAQVEN, from the exons ATGAGTGTTTTGACTGTGATGACCTTCAATCTACATGAAGATCCGAATGAAGATAGTTCTAATTCTTGGGAAAAGAGAAGAGATTTGTGCATAAGTGTTGTTACTAGTTATTCTCCAATGATTCTCTGTACTCAACAAG GAGCTAAATCACAACTGGATTATCTTCAACAGTGCTTGCCAG GTTATGATCAATTTGGGATATCAAGAAAAGGACCTGAAGACACTTCAGATGAACATTGCACCATCTTCTATGAGAAGGAGAAG GTGGAGCTTCTTGAAGGTGGAACATTTTGGCTGTCAGAGTCACCTTCTGTCCCTGGAAGCATGTCGTGGGGTGCTGAAGTTCCATGTATTGCTACATGGGTGAT ATTTCAACTGAAAGGAGTTGAGCCCCCTGGCTTTTCATTCCAGATAGTAAATACTAACATGGATGAATTCAGTCCTCGTGCACGGAGGCGGAGTGCTTTGCTTACATGGCAGCACATTGCATCCTTACCACCTAACTTGCCGGTTGTTTATTGTGGAGGGTTCAACACACAAAAGGAATCAACCACTGGTCGATTTCTTCTTGGGAGATCAAG AGAGCATGGTGTGGTGGGTGATATGAGGGATGCATGGCCTAATGCCCGTGTGAGGAAAAATGCTTCTCTTATTCGCACTTTTCATGGATTTAAAG GTAACAAACAAGGAGCTCTTGAATTCTTCAAGTTGGTTTTCAGAGCCTTGTGCCTTTGCTGGGATCGCCAAACACAGGATCTACACATAGATTGGATTCTTTTCAGAGGGAGATCTCTTGTTCCTGTTTTGTCTGAAGTGGTGAGTGATAACATTGATGGACAATATCCATCCTCCCACTATCCAGTGTTTGCCGAGTTTCTGCTTCCTCGTGCTGTGAGAATGGTTGACCCACCTGCTCAAGTGGAAAATTGA